TGGATGCGTGGTGATGGCGGCGGGAAATGCCAGCCGATTCGGGGACAACAAGCTTTCAGCACAGCTCCGGGGCAGGAGCCTGATCCTGCGCGCCCTGGAAGCAGTCCCCACGGAGCATCTGGATGCCGTTACCGTGGTCACACAGTATCCAGAGGTGATGCGCCTTGCAAAAGAGTTTCATTTCGCTGCAGTGTGCAACGACCACCCGGAGTATGGAATCAGCCACACCATTGCCCTAGGGCTCACCGGTCTGCGGGACTGCGACGGAGTGGTGTTCCTGGTCTCCGACCAACCGCTGCTGCGGCGGGAGAGTGTGGCAGCTCTCATCTGCCTGTGGAAGTCTCAGCCGGAGAAGCTGGCAGCCCTGGCTCACGGCGGCGTCCGCGGAAACCCCTGTGTCTTCCCCGCACGGCTGTTCCCGGAGCTTCTGGAGCTGCGGGAGGACCTTGGCGGCAACGCGGTCATCCGCCGCCACGAGGAAGATCTGCTTCTTCTGGACGTGC
This genomic window from Pusillibacter faecalis contains:
- a CDS encoding nucleotidyltransferase family protein, which gives rise to MEEIKAPRLGCVVMAAGNASRFGDNKLSAQLRGRSLILRALEAVPTEHLDAVTVVTQYPEVMRLAKEFHFAAVCNDHPEYGISHTIALGLTGLRDCDGVVFLVSDQPLLRRESVAALICLWKSQPEKLAALAHGGVRGNPCVFPARLFPELLELREDLGGNAVIRRHEEDLLLLDVPARELQDVDTRQDMEAMLDES